One genomic segment of Plasmodium cynomolgi strain B DNA, chromosome 14, whole genome shotgun sequence includes these proteins:
- a CDS encoding hypothetical protein (putative), whose translation MMKSYLSEEDKLKLTIKKNYLERDAIKTKILNYLNRLSYLCSDDKEELNRRERQKRGFFGENLEYFPEFRVEKRVS comes from the exons ATGATGAAAAGCTATTTATCGGAGGAAGATAAACTGAAGttaacgataaaaaaaaactacttgGAGAGAGATGCCATTAAAACGAAAATTTTGAACTACCTGAATAGGTTGTCGTACCTGTGCTCAG atgaCAAGGAGGAGCTTAACAGAAGGGAAAGACAGAAGCGGGGATTCTTCGGGGAGAACTTG GAGTACTTTCCCGAATTCAGGGTAGAGAAGCGGGTAAGTTAA
- a CDS encoding cop-coated vesicle membrane protein p24 precursor (putative): MAFLKSPVAVLLLLVLLSLVARCTHFIVGPLEKDCLHFRVDKNNVIVGSYEIIDKNALCLMYIVNANDKKREKIFKSNNVQDKFEIKVAKAGTYSFCYENKKKAEITVMFTLRVKESHDAVDAELGTADDVQKINNEASQLYEQFFEVLEEQEKMMETTDLYKQFNEKMNSKLILWSEVQIILLIVLTIIHIFYIKSFFEIKTIV, from the exons atggccTTTTTGAAAAGCCCTGTTGCTGTGTTACTCCTGCTGGTGTTGCTATCGCTCGTAGCGCGCTGCACCCACTTTATCGTAGGTCCTCTGGAGAAGGATTGCCTTCACTTCCGAGTTGACAAAAATAACGTCATTGTTGG GTCGTATGAAATAATCGACAAGAACGCATTGTGTTTAATGTACATAGTCAACgcaaatgacaaaaaaagggagaaaattttcaagTCGAATAATGTACAGGACAAGTTCGAGATAAAG GTTGCAAAGGCTGGCACCTATTCCTTCTGCTACgagaacaagaaaaaagcagaaataaCAGTAATGTTTACTTTGAGGGTGAAAGAAAGCCACGATGCTGTCGACGCGGAGTTGGGTACAGCAGAtgatgtacaaaaaataaataacgaaGCATCCCAGTTGTATGAACAA TTTTTTGAAGTCCTTGAagagcaagaaaaaatgatggagACGACAGACTTGTACAAGcaatttaacgaaaaaatgaattcgaAATTAATTCTGTGGTCAGAAGTACAAATAATACTGCTAATTGTGTTAACCATAATTCATATATTCTACATAAAGTCCTTTTTCGAAATAAAAACCATCGTC
- a CDS encoding hypothetical protein (putative): MVPALARKVFVKNKLNDNVTIKIKYMCRKKFAGVKFLDGNRTADESIYFKKEDEALLKNLLKNNPDLNPEFNFTDAESGINSLSNDLCMVFSKHGIKGLNNSEAIRDVIKVFELNGYRKVLDQ, from the exons ATGGTACCTGCACTCGCCAGAAAAGtttttgtcaaaaataaaCTAAATGACAATGTTACcattaaaataaagtacaTGTGTAGGAAGAAATTTGCCGGCGTAAAATTCTTAGATGGAAATAGAACGGCCGATGAGTCCATATACTTTAAGAAGGAAG ATGAAGCTTTACTAAAAAACTTACTCAAGAATAACCCTGACCTGAACCCAGAATTTAATTTCACCGATGCTGAGAGTGGGATTAACAGTTTGTCGAATGATCTCTGTATGGTGTTTTCAAAGCATGGCATAAAAGGCTTAAACAACAGTGAAGCAATTAGAGACGTCATTAAAGTGTTTGAGTTGAATGGATACAGGAAGGTGCTCGATCAGTGa
- a CDS encoding lipoate-protein ligase (putative), whose protein sequence is MNVALKRWYSSERKKNVNPLILISNNQNIHFNLSLENFLLNNYSDLLKHLNVNTIEKYDDPVLFLWRNNRSIIIGKNQNIWSECNLENIKEDNVIVARRFTGGGAVYHDLQNLCFTFLNNTLNTDNNFSIISKTLKKHFAIDAQKQGRNDIIVNDRKCSGSAFKKIKNVFLHHGTIMVNLEKDVLKRYLTPDKIKYIKHGVSSVNARTINLKEINPNITCQNLCCALIKEFQAFYKNGVSNEEGEANHAATLNVEDYTGGDKGATPSEQSHTNLSGNLNEREKNLDNLIDNSSPISNHFNIHYIDTNESITKNPEFLKYFNLLKDWDWCYGKTPKFQNRLCKQFNFGKFEVFFNVSNGMIKDGNIFSDCLDVNLVEQLKFIFNNDVKYSKDSVASFLRDLQVENKDTLAEITEWILQEL, encoded by the coding sequence ATGAATGTGGCCCTGAAAAGGTGGTACTCAtcagaaaggaagaagaacgtGAACCCACTAATCCTCATTTCGAACAAccaaaatatacattttaatttatcccTAGAAAATTTCCTACTAAATAATTACAGCGATTTGTTGAAACACTTAAATGTGAATACAATTGAAAAGTATGATGAccctgttttgtttttatggAGAAACAACAGATCGATTATAATCGGAAAGAATCAAAACATTTGGAGTGAATGcaatttagaaaatataaaagaagatAATGTCATTGTGGCTCGTCGATTcacaggaggaggagcagtaTACCATGATTTACAAAATctttgtttcacttttttgaaTAATACTCTAAATACAGataacaatttttccataatttcAAAAACTTTGAAAAAGCACTTTGCCATTGATGCACAAAAGCAAGGAAGAAATGACATAATTGTAAATGATCGAAAATGCTCAGGTTCTGcatttaagaaaataaaaaatgtgtttctACACCACGGGACTATAATGGTGAACCTAGAGAAGGACGttttaaaaagatatttAACTCCGGATAAGatcaaatatataaaacatgGAGTGTCTAGTGTCAATGCGCGGACCATAAACTTGAAGGAGATAAATCCGAACATTACTTGCCAGAATTTATGCTGCGCGCTGATTAAGGAATTTCAAgcgttttacaaaaatggggtgTCCAAcgaggagggagaagcgaaCCACGCTGCTACGCTAAATGTAGAAGACTACACTGGTGGGGACAAGGGTGCCACTCCATCCGAACAGTCGCACACGAATCTCAGCGGGAACCTCaacgaaagggaaaagaaccTAGACAATTTAATCGACAACTCGTCACCCATTTCAAACCATTTTAATATCCATTACATAGACACAAATGAAAGCATTACGAAAAATCCAGAAtttctaaaatattttaatctGCTCAAGGATTGGGATTGGTGCTATGGGAAAACTCCCAAGTTTCAAAACCGACTATGTAAACAATTCAATTTTGGAAAGTtcgaagttttttttaacgtatcGAATGGGATGATTAAagatggaaatattttttctgactGCCTTGACGTCAACTTAGTGGAACagttaaaatttatttttaacaacgATGTTAAGTATTCGAAGGACAGcgttgcttcttttttacgCGATTTGCAAGTGGAGAATAAGGACACCCTGGCGGAAATTACCGAGTGGATTTTGCAGGAACTTTGA
- a CDS encoding telomerase reverse transcriptase (putative), with amino-acid sequence MTPLGTCEDGGDHVRSGNCGGSGDCVGSGNSVGSANWVGSENCLRNIFQCTDKKIKIFKTYLKKKLKVESYTLGEYSLKHDEKFRRIFFANILKEHVIAKRKKDKLFILKEVIMDKTFFEENFYYQYFLQNVLLLEDLTLKRLEGNHHGDFFFKEKKNDILNWKQGYSHVKKKLNEKGIDQKSKIYKNSVLLFNSTKFSYEDKNCCDYFYSLKVWDIFFNYVSFDFLNYLLSNTLIFISDFFFINLSQKLPVQNSFLVLVSHVDLKYEDNKEVQDTIFSKKKKLAYNTKQVKILYQRDQPRRPPERALLSEPTDKVVNFHSNGNPPQGTPFPLHINDTPKKRDLHREDDQLEGDPKEKFQSVSKPDCAKGANKRKIDQWGSEEEVTAGRKCKKKKKTTTCDTSKEGKQIDHLKYAVKNKEAQREGASCADDTHTDGQQYKYLFKKKKQTVRRNDVNSYVNHLYLVQCSGRIIKNEFLKEMKEIQKENEQAEEVQGAHIEDLENGIEAENGEEEEPQRKVLPQISFFSDGKPEMGPGEPLSSWKCKAPQEEKKKWSKIIINRNNILQHNTTNKYKNFLLNKTILFDKIENIPLFTYHLLNYIFKSDQKYFFHNNFIDEYKHKISKQIKCNTKKNDISFLLLRKENTTPSNVSLCSRSKDKRNNVSARLKKTKILKYVYCHFEQFIKNTRYANFDKMYRQYFPKNKMKNKIGKIFKTIKSRIIDKYKIVFIKNVKKFVLLNYKENFTMDQMMKHVRVKNVFQKRVSHRGENRHVKKNVQVDALEGSATQLVTPTLPNPCSTETRHQEDKAWKPKRSRSSRRRKQMRFFDPEKDTSLFETLRRKYLKKKKINIAILKRHFLNRLIYFLFNYFIMPVIRKYFFLTKSEHTIYKTIFFDRKLWNYFTKVSNFCLYHQNFRGKKLKRKEESAGKGRTRGGELKRRKLQKGYTTSNGRQLENISARKGVTKQAGIWTSPRVLQIRGRQIQKGKERLPALPNGGEKKREKRQSALIRSGKKKEGFQCGKNKRRGRSTSSEPNKRIEDLYQMTILSKKTVRPYLTKFYYKVKKKYFSLRKRYLLHGTKMIPLRDKQFAQYIHFADQKGHLFRFICKRFFKKTKRNYVKRFYRLVKRVKRRMMGIKRVGEGGAKQRRDDKTAAPCEKNDRIRCTKVKTPESAVISWGTTPRRKPPEKKRTNGMERPDRTEKAKRTDRTDRTEKANKAKAKKIHIHKIKSMIEKRNFLLKLNSINRFFSKKLRINWVPKKKGLRPLINLSTLNIPESVKNRIREILKNKKSSEFYFHNILNNMERDSKEKKSRKKKYNRKNFNPVSLNHICNFSLKCLGNVRNNNSDLFQNTLTKTNETELKLKKWLDYLKNWFYRKKKIKNI; translated from the exons ATGACGCCGCTCGGCACATGCGAGGATGGGGGCGACCACGTGAGAAGCGGTAACTGTGGAGGAAGCGGCGACTGTGTGGGAAGCGGTAACTCGGTAGGAAGCGCCAACTGGGTAGGAAGCGAAAACTGCTTGAGAAACATATTCCAATGCACAgacaagaaaataaaaatcttcaaaaCATACCTGAAGAAAAAGCTGAAGGTGGAGTCATACACACTGGGGGAATACTCACTCAAGCATGACGAAAAATTCCGGAGGATATTCTTCgcgaatattttaaaagaacaTGTCATTGcaaagagaaagaaagaCAAACTGTTCATCCTAAAAGAAGTAATCATggataaaacatttttcgaagaaaatttttactatcaatattttttacaaaatgttttACTGCTAGAAGACTTAACTTTAAAAAGGCTGGAGGGGAATCACcatggggatttttttttcaaagagaaaaaaaatgatatacttAATTGGAAACAGGGTTATAgtcatgtaaaaaaaaaattaaatgagaAGGGAATTGATcagaaaagtaaaatttacaaaaactcCGTACTGTTGTTTAACTCCACCAAGTTTTCCTAcgaagataaaaattgttgtGACTATTTTTATAGCTTAAAAGTTTGGgacattttctttaattatgtttctttcgattttttaaattatctcCTGTCGAATACTCTTATTTTCATAtctgactttttttttattaacctgAGTCAGAAGCTGCCTGTGCAGAATTCCTTCCTTGTCCTAGTTAGCCACGTTGACCTCAAGTATGAAGACAACAAAGAGGTCCAAGACACGATATTTtccaagaagaagaagctcgCATATAACACCAAACAGGTGAAGATCCTTTACCAGAGGGACCAGCCTAGACGACCCCCTGAAAGAGCCCTTCTCAGCGAGCCGACCGACAAAGTGGTGAATTTCCACTCAAATGGGAACCCCCCCCAAGGGACGCCTTTCCCATTGCATATAAATGAtactccaaaaaaaagggacttaCACAGAGAAGATGACCAACTAGAGGGAGACCCCAAAGAGAAATTCCAATCTGTTAGTAAACCCGATTGTGCAAAAGGTgcaaacaaaaggaagataGACCAATGGGGTAGCGAAGAAGAAGTTACAGCAGGTAGGAAGtgcaagaagaagaagaaaacgacTACATGCGATACTtcaaaggagggaaaacaaaTAGACCACTTAAAATATGCAGTGAAAAATAAGGAGGCGCAAAGAGAGGGAGCCAGCTGTGCAGATGATACACATACTGATGGCCAACAATATAAATACTtattcaaaaagaaaaaacaaacagtgAGGAGGAACGATGTTAACTCTTACGTTAATCATCTTTACCTAGTCCAGTGCAGTGGGAgaattatcaaaaatgagTTTCTCAAGGAGATGAAGGAGATACAGAAGGAGAACGAGCAGGCGGAAGAGGTCCAGGGAGCTCACATCGAAGATTTGGAAAACGGGATAGAAGCAGAAAatggagaggaggaagaacctCAGAGAAAGGTACTCCCACAGATAAGCTTTTTTTCTGATGGAAAACCGGAAATGGGGCCAGGGGAGCCGCTCAGCAGCTGGAAGTGCAAAGCACcacaggaggagaagaaaaagtggagCAAAATAATCATCAATCGAAATAACATCCTGCAACACAACACAACAAACAAGTACAAAAATTTCCTCCTAAATAAAACCATCCTTTTcgacaaaattgaaaatatccCCCTGTTCACATACCATTTGctgaattatattttcaaatcagatcaaaaatattttttccataacaACTTCATAGATGAatataagcataaaattTCCAAGCAGATAAAATgcaacacgaaaaaaaatgacatatcATTCCTTTTGCTAAGGAAGGAAAATACTACACCATCGAATGTGTCACTGTGTAGTAGAAGTAAAGACAAACGAAATAACGTGTCCGCtcgtttgaaaaaaacgaagataCTCAAATATGTGTACTGCCATTTTGaacaattcataaaaaataccaGGTATGCAAATTTCGATAAAATGTATAGacaatattttccaaaaaataaaatgaaaaataaaattggaaaaatttttaaaacaattaAATCACGAATtattgataaatataaaatt gtcttcataaaaaatgtcaaaaaatttgtcctacttaattataaagaaaattttaccATGGACCAAATGATGAAGCACGTTAGGGTTAAAAATGTCTTCCAAAAGAGGGTCTCCCATAGGGGCGAGAACAGGCATGTGAAAAAGAACGTCCAAGTAGATGCGCTGGAGGGGAGTGCAACCCAGCTGGTAACCCCCACACTTCCCAATCCGTGTTCTACCGAAACGCGTCATCAAGAAGATAAGGCGTGGAAGCCAAAgaggagcagaagcagcaggaggaggaagcaaaTGCGGTTCTTCGACCCGGAGAAAGACACGTCCCTATTTGAAACCCTTAggagaaaatatttgaagaaaaaaaaaattaacatagcTATTTTGAAGAGGCATTTCCTAAACAGACTCATTTATTTCCTATTCAACTATTTCATCATGCCAGTGAttaggaaatattttttcctcaccaaGTCGGAGCACACTATTtataaaactattttttttgatagaAAATTGTGGAACTATTTCACCAAGGTTTCTAACTTTTGTTTGTATCACCAGAATTTCCGTGGTAAGAAGTTGAAGCGGAAGGAGGAGTCGGCAGGGAAAGGACGCACACGCGGTGGGGAGCTCAAGAGGAGGAAACTCCAAAAGGGCTATACGACATCCAATGGGAGACAACTCGAAAACATCAGCGCACGAAAAGGGGTAACCAAACAGGCAGGTATATGGACCTCCCCCCGTGTGCTCCAAATCAGGGGGAGACAaatccaaaaggggaaggagcgCCTACCCGCActgccaaatgggggagaaaaaaaaagagaaaagcgCCAAAGTGCCCTAATAcgaagcggcaaaaaaaaggaaggcttCCAATGTGGAAAGAACAAACGAAGGGGGAGGTCCACCTCAAGCGAACCAAACAAACGAATCGAAGATCTATACCAAATGACCATTCTGAGTAAAAAAACCGTTAGACCGTATTTAACCAAGTTCTATTAcaaagtgaagaagaagtactTCTCCCTCAGGAAAAGGTACCTCCTGCATGGAACGAAGATGATCCCTCTGCGGGACAAACAATTTGCACAGTATATACATTTTGCAGACCAGAAGGGACACCTGTTCAGGTTTATTTGCAAGcgattttttaagaaaacgaaaaggaattaCGTTAAGCGGTTTTACAGATTGGTCAAGCGGGTTAAGAGAAGGATGATGGGAATAAAACGCGTCGGCGAGGGGGGGGCAAAACAAAGGAGAGACGACAAAACAGCCGCGCCTTGTGAGAAGAATGATCGGATCAGATGCACCAAAGTGAAGACGCCTGAAAGCGCAGTGATATCCTGGGGCACCACCCCGCGGAGGAAACCCCCCGagaagaagaggacgaaCGGGATGGAGAGGCCGGATAGGACGGAGAAGGCGAAAAGGACGGATAGGACGGATAGGACCGAGAAGGCGAACAAAgcgaaggcgaaaaaaattcacatacacaaaataaaaagcatgATAGAGAAgcgcaattttttactcAAGCTGAATTCAATAAATcgctttttttcgaaaaagttAAGAATAAATTGGgtgccgaaaaaaaaagggctaaGGCCGCTAATAAATCTGTCTACGCTGAACATCCCggaaagtgtaaaaaatcgAATCagggaaattttaaaaaataaaaaaagcagcgaGTTTTACTTCCACAACATATTGAATAACATGGAAAGAGatagcaaagaaaaaaaatccaggaaaaaaaaatacaacagaAAGAACTTCAACCCTGTGTCCTTAAATCATATATGTAATTTCTCTTTAAAATGTCTGGGAAATGTGAGAAATAATAACAGCGATTTATTTCAAAACACGCTAACTAAGACAAACGAAACGGAGTTGAAGCTGAAGAAGTGGCTGGATTATTTGAAGAACTGGTTttatcggaaaaaaaaaataaaaaatatataa
- a CDS encoding hypothetical protein (putative) — protein sequence MKAPAWLCFTHVGRRNFGSSYLTKKLKTINDRALKYHEDYIKSLDILEGKNRSVMKEIFPNKKSEINDLFFQRYGKSNGVDTSKGTENLDDDVDLLDLHTSERGQYQHEMKSMTLDEFGSVRVIHNDILEEEADCMLIPMVSNFVPLSGFGAYVLHRGGRELVKEIFITIKALIKKRIDVLNEHREEYLSGSKDKLSSEKEFKNMINNAKSLQVGDVILSKPHNVSDKVKLLAFLIMPYFWQGNNYVSSNKLRYSFASALKQLNELCISSVILPDIASGIYGYAPSSSSHILLDEAVESILQIGATVPVYNLNSISVVDKDINTCKTFSEALEDVSRNYLPHRKVLPAPKYWNVVNRRLLEIPSNVINFCRKHNKISFRKYHGIIRRKFQHYYSNIRPFKWRASRVIEPNPFLVYQNSGEPSSYQYGPKPYYYKGVSHTLYNIGKKGLLNIRVGRHGKLQALKNVSSISLETKPRL from the coding sequence ATGAAGGCACCAGCGTGGCTATGCTTTACACATGTAGGGAGGAGAAATTTTGGGAGTTCCTATTTGACGAAGAAGCTGAAGACGATAAACGACCGGGCACTCAAGTACCATGAGGATTATATAAAATCGTTAGATATTCTGGAGGGGAAGAATAGAAGCGTAATGAAGGAAATTTTTCCGAATAAGAAAAGCGAAAtaaatgatttattttttcaaagatATGGAAAATCGAACGGAGTTGATACATCCAAGGGGACAGAAAACTTGGACGACGATGTAGATTTGTTGGATCTCCATACATCAGAAAGGGGTCAGTATCAACACGAAATGAAAAGTATGACATTAGACGAATTCGGAAGTGTAAGGGTTATACATAACGACATCCTGGAGGAGGAGGCGGACTGCATGCTGATCCCGATGGTATCAAACTTCGTGCCTTTAAGCGGATTTGGTGCGTATGTACTACACAGAGGAGGGCGAGAATTAGTGaaggaaatatttatcaCCATAAAGGCACTAATTAAGAAACGAATAGATGTATTAAATGAACATAGAGAAGAATACCTATCGGGAAGCAAGGACAAACTTAGCAGCGAAAAagagtttaaaaatatgattaataATGCAAAGTCGTTACAAGTAGGAGACGTTATTTTATCCAAGCCTCACAACGTTAGCGACAAAGTAAAATTATTggcctttttaataatgccATATTTCTGGCAAGGAAATAATTATGTATCTTCAAACAAGTTAAGATATTCTTTCGCTAGTGCGTTAAAACAACTAAATGAGCTATGTATTTCGTCAGTCATCCTACCTGATATTGCATCCGGCATTTATGGCTACGCACCAAGTAGCTCTAGTCACATCCTGCTGGACGAAGCAGTCGAATCGATTCTACAGATCGGTGCCACTGTTCCTGTGTATAATTTGAATTCCATTTCTGTTGTTGATAAGGATATAAATACATGCAAAACATTTAGTGAAGCACTTGAAGATGTGTCCAGAAATTACCTTCCTCACAGAAAAGTTCTTCCTGCACCCAAATACTGGAATGTCGTGAATAGGAGACTGTTGGAAATTCCATCCAAtgtcattaatttttgtaggaagcataataaaatttcttttagAAAATATCATGGTATTATCAGGCGTAAGTTTCAACATTATTATAGTAATATTAGGCCCTTTAAATGGAGAGCATCTAGGGTTATCGAACCGAACCCTTTTCTTGTCTATCAAAATTCTGGTGAACCTAGCTCCTATCAGTATGGCCCCAAGCCTTACTACTACAAGGGCGTATCCCACACTCTTTACAATATTGGTAAGAAGGGCTTGCTTAACATTCGTGTCGGTCGCCATGGCAAGCTACAGGCGTTGAAGAATGTGTCCAGCATTTCGCTCGAGACGAAGCCGCGCCTT